A part of Timaviella obliquedivisa GSE-PSE-MK23-08B genomic DNA contains:
- a CDS encoding ABC transporter permease, with the protein MSSRSTALRYYILSRVLFAPLMILTITSLIFLLLRATPGDPVDVLLGPRAPESAREALRTQLGLDLPLGVQYLKYLGSLLRLDLGTSLTSQGQSVWEIIGQHFPATVELTVLSMVVAAVVGMTLGAIAAAKPNTSFDVGSRLFGIITYAVPMYWFGMILQLIFAVQLQWFPIGSRFPLSLQPPPPLTGLYVIDSLLNGNFEQFFASLYHLALPSLTLGILLSGIFERMVRVNLKQTLKSDYVEAARARGIPEVRIVVAHALKNAMIPVITVLGLTIASLLGGAVLTEVTFSWPGLANRLYEAISARDYPVVQGIMVFFAIIVAIASIAIDILNAYIDPRIRY; encoded by the coding sequence ATGTCTTCACGATCGACTGCGCTTCGTTACTATATTTTGTCTCGGGTTTTGTTTGCGCCACTAATGATCTTGACGATTACATCGTTGATTTTTTTACTGCTGCGGGCAACTCCCGGTGATCCGGTGGACGTGTTGCTGGGGCCTCGTGCGCCTGAGAGTGCGCGGGAGGCTTTGCGGACTCAGTTGGGTCTGGATTTGCCTTTAGGAGTGCAGTATTTGAAATATTTGGGGAGTTTATTGCGGCTAGATTTAGGAACTTCTTTGACGAGTCAAGGACAGTCGGTTTGGGAAATTATTGGGCAACATTTTCCAGCGACGGTGGAGTTGACGGTGTTGAGTATGGTTGTGGCGGCGGTAGTAGGGATGACTTTAGGTGCGATCGCCGCTGCAAAGCCAAATACATCATTTGATGTCGGCAGTCGTTTGTTTGGCATCATTACCTATGCTGTTCCAATGTACTGGTTTGGCATGATCTTGCAGCTTATTTTTGCCGTTCAACTTCAGTGGTTTCCCATTGGTAGCCGCTTTCCCCTGAGCCTGCAACCGCCGCCGCCGTTAACTGGTCTATATGTAATTGATAGTCTGTTGAATGGCAACTTTGAACAATTTTTTGCCAGCTTGTATCATCTGGCGTTACCCAGTTTAACCTTGGGTATTCTGCTCAGCGGTATTTTTGAACGGATGGTGCGGGTAAATCTCAAGCAAACTTTGAAGTCGGATTATGTGGAGGCGGCGCGCGCACGCGGTATTCCTGAGGTCCGAATTGTAGTGGCTCATGCGTTAAAAAATGCAATGATTCCGGTAATTACGGTATTAGGGTTAACGATCGCTTCGCTATTAGGGGGAGCGGTGCTCACTGAGGTGACGTTTTCGTGGCCCGGATTGGCGAATCGTCTGTACGAAGCTATTTCAGCGCGAGATTATCCAGTGGTGCAGGGCATTATGGTGTTTTTTGCAATCATTGTGGCGATCGCTAGTATTGCGATCGATATTCTCAATGCTTATATTGATCCACGCATTCGGTATTGA
- a CDS encoding ABC transporter substrate-binding protein, which produces MNRFVKFLSLFSLCLLLGVSCGGQRSPNATSTTSSTGRVTMGTTLKATTLDPADAYQLFPGILLSNMGDRLYTYKPGTTDLVPQLATALPKVSADGLTYTIPLRTGVTFHDGSSFDAEAMAFSINRFMTNSGAPAFLLSEKVASAKASGADELTIVLKEPFAAFPSLLAFSGITPVPPTAYESGAGKFKPTTFIGTGPYKLAQFSPTSIRLDPYEGYWGEKPANKGIDIQIISSPANLFNTFKTKGLDIAYQTLDPDQIRSLVDGAKQGGWQVVEAGTTSTNFMTLNMRSKPLENVKVRQAIAAMIDRNLLNQRVFQGQAELLYSLLPKNFPLYKPVFKDKYGDGDFVKAKALLAEAGINQSNPLNLEIWYSSNSTVRNLVATTLKASIEQNLKGIVNVIPNTIETATLLANLDQGTYPSTLLDWYPDFYDADTYIQPFMDCEKGSVTEGCEQGQSQLGGSFYFGDRANELIRQQRAEQKPEARNALFIKLQDLLAEDVPYIPLWQNKDYIFAQPTVQGVAIQPTQQFLLWQIKK; this is translated from the coding sequence ATGAATAGGTTTGTGAAGTTCCTCAGTCTGTTTAGCCTATGTTTGTTGTTGGGGGTTAGTTGCGGGGGACAACGATCGCCCAACGCCACATCTACTACCTCTAGCACGGGTCGAGTGACCATGGGCACAACGCTGAAGGCAACCACTCTCGATCCGGCTGATGCGTATCAATTGTTTCCAGGCATTTTGCTAAGCAATATGGGCGATCGCCTCTATACTTACAAACCTGGCACTACTGATCTCGTTCCTCAGTTGGCGACTGCTCTGCCCAAGGTTAGTGCTGATGGGTTAACCTACACAATTCCGCTCCGCACAGGGGTTACGTTTCACGATGGTAGCTCCTTTGATGCAGAAGCAATGGCGTTCTCTATCAATCGCTTCATGACAAACAGTGGAGCCCCAGCATTCTTGCTATCTGAAAAGGTCGCTTCGGCAAAGGCTTCAGGGGCAGATGAACTGACGATCGTGTTGAAGGAACCCTTCGCGGCATTCCCATCGCTCCTGGCTTTTTCGGGCATCACTCCGGTGCCGCCTACAGCCTATGAGTCGGGGGCTGGTAAATTTAAGCCGACGACCTTTATTGGTACAGGCCCTTACAAACTGGCGCAGTTTTCGCCAACTTCTATTCGACTTGACCCTTACGAAGGGTATTGGGGCGAGAAACCTGCGAACAAAGGGATTGATATCCAAATTATCAGTAGTCCAGCAAACTTATTCAATACCTTCAAAACGAAAGGTTTAGATATTGCCTATCAAACGCTTGATCCAGACCAAATTCGCAGTTTGGTTGATGGGGCGAAACAGGGTGGTTGGCAGGTGGTGGAGGCGGGAACGACTTCAACTAATTTTATGACGTTGAACATGAGAAGCAAGCCATTGGAAAACGTCAAAGTGCGACAAGCGATCGCGGCGATGATCGATCGCAATTTGCTCAACCAGAGGGTTTTTCAAGGGCAAGCAGAATTGCTTTACAGCTTGCTGCCCAAAAACTTTCCGCTCTACAAGCCTGTCTTTAAAGACAAATATGGAGACGGTGATTTTGTTAAAGCCAAAGCGCTGTTGGCAGAAGCAGGAATTAACCAGTCTAATCCGCTGAATTTAGAAATCTGGTATTCCTCTAATTCCACAGTACGGAATTTAGTGGCGACCACGCTGAAGGCTTCTATTGAGCAAAATCTTAAGGGAATTGTCAATGTGATTCCTAATACCATTGAAACGGCAACGCTATTGGCTAATTTAGATCAGGGAACTTATCCGAGTACACTACTCGATTGGTATCCTGATTTCTATGATGCAGATACTTATATTCAGCCGTTTATGGATTGTGAGAAGGGTTCTGTGACAGAAGGCTGTGAGCAAGGGCAAAGTCAGCTGGGCGGATCATTTTACTTTGGCGATCGGGCAAATGAATTGATTCGGCAACAGAGAGCCGAACAGAAGCCAGAAGCCCGAAATGCATTGTTTATAAAATTGCAAGATCTTTTGGCAGAGGATGTCCCTTACATTCCTTTATGGCAAAACAAGGATTATATCTTTGCACAGCCAACGGTTCAGGGCGTGGCAATTCAACCGACGCAGCAGTTCTTGCTATGGCAAATTAAAAAATAA
- a CDS encoding phycobilisome linker polypeptide translates to MVSPAGDGATFRNPVGNARTRLGVDASAGGKVYRIEVTGYRAKAVNSVSKFRRSNQVYLVPYDKLSQEYQRIHQQGGIIASVTAV, encoded by the coding sequence GTGGTTTCTCCAGCAGGCGATGGGGCAACCTTCCGCAATCCTGTAGGCAATGCTCGGACTCGGCTGGGTGTGGATGCCAGCGCGGGCGGTAAGGTCTATCGCATTGAGGTCACGGGTTATCGGGCAAAAGCAGTCAATTCTGTCTCTAAATTCCGTCGCAGTAACCAGGTTTATTTGGTGCCTTACGATAAGCTATCGCAAGAATACCAACGGATTCATCAACAAGGCGGCATCATTGCGAGTGTGACAGCCGTTTAA
- a CDS encoding phycobilisome rod-core linker polypeptide: MESQRLTSAESLLRNGDITVRIFVRAIAQSELYRSLFFDNSSPYRFIELNFKHLLGRAPQDQAKISEHIQTYNTHSYEAEIDSYIDSNEYAESFGENVVPFPTGNRTQTGSTNVNFNRTFALMRGPAL; this comes from the coding sequence ATGGAAAGCCAGCGGTTAACAAGTGCAGAATCGTTGCTGCGAAACGGGGATATCACGGTCAGAATATTTGTACGAGCGATCGCCCAGTCTGAACTTTACCGTTCACTGTTTTTTGACAATTCTTCTCCTTACCGTTTTATTGAACTGAACTTTAAGCATCTCTTAGGGCGTGCGCCCCAAGATCAAGCCAAAATTTCTGAGCATATCCAGACCTACAACACTCATAGCTACGAGGCTGAAATTGACTCGTATATCGACAGTAATGAATATGCAGAAAGCTTTGGTGAAAACGTGGTGCCTTTTCCAACAGGCAACCGTACTCAAACAGGTAGCACCAACGTTAACTTCAACCGTACATTTGCTCTCATGCGCGGCCCTGCGCTTTGA
- a CDS encoding DUF2127 domain-containing protein: MPHQRPLGLIAIVVYKAFFAVVFMVASVAIFLALKNYEAIAQFAETYTPETQIGFVDWGLDKVLKLDPRTLQFSGLATGIYGAVTAVEAIGLWQQKTWAHFLVITLVGLGIPPEIYELIREASLIKLLVFVINVGVLSYLIYTFPRKEAQPK; the protein is encoded by the coding sequence ATGCCACATCAACGCCCCCTTGGGTTAATTGCAATTGTCGTCTACAAGGCTTTCTTTGCCGTGGTGTTTATGGTGGCATCAGTGGCAATCTTTTTAGCCCTCAAGAACTATGAAGCGATCGCCCAATTTGCCGAAACCTACACCCCCGAGACACAGATTGGCTTTGTTGATTGGGGTTTAGACAAAGTATTAAAGCTTGATCCCCGCACCCTGCAATTTAGCGGGCTTGCAACCGGGATTTATGGTGCGGTCACGGCTGTAGAGGCGATCGGGCTATGGCAGCAAAAGACCTGGGCACATTTTCTAGTCATTACTCTAGTCGGCCTCGGCATTCCCCCTGAAATTTATGAGCTAATCCGCGAAGCTAGCTTGATCAAGCTGTTGGTTTTTGTCATTAATGTAGGGGTTTTAAGCTACCTAATTTATACTTTTCCTCGAAAAGAAGCCCAGCCTAAATAA